The DNA window ATTGATGACATATTTCTGTAATTTTGGCCAATATCCTTTATACCGCTTTTCCTTCCTTGTGTTCTCGGTATCCCCAGTTTTTACTCCTCTTATAATGTTATTATAAACCGTTATATGGAGAACAGTGTGTAAAGTAGTAACTTTAAGCTAACCAACATTAGCGTTAAATGCATGTCTAACGTTAGTCGGAGGCTCGCTACAGTTCACACTtgacaccatggatgtattaagagaacgctaCTGAGATATTGtgtaactgaaatacaacacaCTAACGTCAcagtttttatgtatttatatatctcTAACGTTACTATTAAAGTAAACATAAATGGCATTATTGTTAAccacaattaaattaaattacatcTACGGCTGCCACCTTTCAAAATGAACAAGACTTACGCTAATGATTCCAAAAAACACGTAACGTTAGAGGTTTAAAGGGGATTATATTATTAGGCAAACATGTTGTTGCAGTACTCccagtgtagctagctagctaactaactccAAAACAACATCCAAATTCGCGCGCCGAATTGCATGCTGGGAAGTCTTCTTCTTTTGCTAATCTGGAATCTTCATATGTCTTCGACGCCATCTCCCGTAGGTTAGTACATCCATGGTTTGCACCTAGCTACTACCATTTACAACTATAAATAGTTCTGTCATAGCCGTTTACCGGACAGTAGAGAGCATGGCTGTCAATCAAGAATGTATTAGCTTCGCATTAACGTTACCACACCTGAGGGAAtgggattattttttatttgctcagtTCAAACCACTAATGCTCTGGTGTCTTACCCAGGTGAAAGACACTGGATGAGGAAATGGACACTGATTaaggattttccttttttttgttgttgattggaCATCAACAACGTTACAGTAATGCTCAAACCCCATTTGCAATTAACTCTACCTATGTATCTCTGATGTTAGCTGACCTCATCCTAGCCCTCGTTATTTCTGCTCTGCACTTGTTCAATTGAAAACGCTATAAAACaagttattaaacaaaaataatgtattaGCTGTCAATCTACTGTTGTCTACGTTTGTCTGgctaattactaatgttaaaatacattttcctcaATGCCCAATCTTTTGTGGTAGTCAAGCTCTTAACTATCTGCCAGACTAATGTTCAGGGCCAAGAAGTATACAATGACACCATTAGGGGAAACAAAGATTATTCTTATATTGGTTTTATTTTTGGTCTTTCTTTAGAATACAAAACAAGAAccaaattcacaaaaataacatttacaaaACAGATTATGTAACAGAGGTGACTGAGGCAACATAGAAAAGCATGTCTGAAACAGTGATATTGGTGGGTTAGCCTAAAACCTTGAGGTAAAACAGCGAGCAATGTAAAAGGTCAGATATCTTTACTGTTTTTTAATTAGTGCCTTCTTTCAGTAGTGCTATTCACAAATTGGAGTTTAACAATATCATGTTTTCCCTAACATGTCCACAGTTAGCAGTGATTTAATGATGTAGTGCTTCAGACCTACCTACGAACAAATTGGTTATTGTGAAATGTAAGTGTAATATTTTAGGCATTTCGCACGGTATGGCATAATTTTTGATGAGTTTCTATTTTAATCctctttcattcacacacatatactcacaCACAAAACTGTTCCTACTCCTCCACGCTCTTAACTTTTAAATGGGTGCAAATGATCTGCAACAACCTCCTCCACTCATTCCCCATCAAGAATGCTTCCAGCTAAAATAAGTgaatcattttaacatttatacCACCCAAAAAGCAGGAAACAAAAGCTGCTTCACACTTTTGAAAAAGTTGatactcatttttttttcttttttttctaaaaggttTGACAGAGcaggaaaaataaaacactgattaCTTGTTGGAATGGCCATCAGTCAGAGGCACAAACTCAAAGTCCCATCTTtcctaaaatacaaaaatggtAAGACAAAATGCATACACTGCATCACTTAGAGAAATAAAAACCTAGCTCCACCTACCAAAACACAAAGCAGTGAAAAACAGTACAGTTTGGTCTGCACTTGTTTGTGCAGGTATGTTTTTGCATGAATAAACATTTcttgtcttttcttctttcacaTGTCAGACATGGTCACTGGTGATTCAGCATTGcagattattactttatttttcttttttttctttttttttaagttccttTGGATGTGTGCCTTTTGTTGATTTTGCATCTGTCACAGCAGGTATATTGCGCTAGCATTACttcatatatctatatatacacatgcatttAACATCATATGTATCCCccaaattaaaagaaacaacaaaaaaaactattccaaaCTCCCTTTTTACCACTTAAGAGTTTAAGCTATAAAAACCTGCATGACAGTTCACAAAATAATTTGCATGGAGGCATTGCTGTTTGATGTGAGATATGCAGCATGTTGTAGAGGTGCTGGCGCTGGGGTGTGACATGGAATGCAGCCTTATTCCATTGAGAGGGGTCATGGGGATGGGCCTATTCTTCACCCCCTCCTATCCAAATGGGGTTTTAGATTCACATTATGCTGGAAGAGTAACTGGTTGCAGACACTGGCAGGGCAGGTCTTCACCGATAGCAAAAAACACTGGAGTAGAGTGTGAATGCATATCTACCATCTTCTGACCTGCAGAGAGGGCAACATGTAGAAACCTTCAATCGGTGAGTGTTTTAAGGAAAGGATTTAGACAGTAGAATATGAAGCAAGAAGGGTGTCATGTTTATGTAAAACTCATGTCAATGGCATGCAAACATCTTGAACTCATAGCAGTATACCCATATACAGCctgaaaagacaaaaatcaTACTTACGCGTCCCTCTCTTCACCACTGTGGGGGCACATAGCTGTAGGTGGGTGTGCCAGGATGCCGATATGTGGGCATCGTGACTTGGTGGGGGGCAACAGGCGCTGGTGATTGAGTTGTCAACAAAGTTCCTAAGAAGCAAAGGGACCACAGAATGAACATAAGTGCTCAAGTATGACACAATGCaggatataatatatacacactttcATAACAAAAGGACGGGGCCTAGATTTACTGAGAGTGTAAAAACAATTATAGCCTTCACCACAGGGAGGTATAACGTAAAATTAAACATCTATATCAAATACAGATAAACTGATAAATCATAAAATTAGAAAGCGGTGCTCACCAGCTGACATGGCCATGGTAGTGCCGGCTACCATCCCCATGGTGACACTGTTTTGGCGTTGAGGATGCATGTGCGGGGCATACATAGCTGCAGGCATCCCATTTGGCTGGACCACTGTAGTGTGATGGATAACATGTGGCGGTGCAGCATACAGCGGCTGTGTGTAATAAGTGCCTTGTTGTTGTGAAGGCATTAGTGCCTGGATCATAGAAGAACGAAACAACATGTTACAGTTCGACATAGTAAACTCAACAGGACTTTGTTAAAATGAAGTAATACTTGACGGAAGAGAAATTAAAAACGGCTgtattagagctgggcaatatgaagaaaatcaattatcacaatcattttgaccaaatacattgatattgtagggttgactattggtgcctTCACAAAATATTGACATAATGAGATTTTCTATAAAGAATCATCAGTAATGcagatataatgactaagctggtaaaggcaaataatagaacagctagaactgTCTGGTGAGTTcaaaaaattacatcactttactgtaatgtctcctttaaaaaacaggaaaagacaacagtgtcatattgcgatattacgacgtccaaaatttaagacgatatctagcctcacatgtcgatataatatcgatatgcTGCCCAGCCCTAAGCTATATCAATTAGCTCTCACGGCAtcaaagtttgacatttggacCTTTGATAATAGCGCCATCCTCGGGCCAATCTGGATAACCCTTTAACATCAGAACCAAGAGCCAAAATCTGTCACTCTTCAAAAACGGAAATGCACTGACCTGTGCATAGGGGTTCTGTTGGGGGTAGGTGCTCCTGACCGGGTAAACAGCAGCATGGTAGGGGTTGGGTGAGGAGGAGTATGGTGGGACAGTCCCAGTGTTGGGAGAGCAGGACATTTTGAAAGGAGTGCCTGGAGCATAGCCTGGGTGGGAGGAACACACTTTAAGTTAGTGGGTGTGGATGAAGAAATACGCAGGAGTATTGCATACCGGGTGGTTACTACCTGCATCTTAATATCATTTTAAGGTCTGCAGGCTGAAACTGTGACCTGCACACAACCTGAAGAGGCGTTGAAATCCTTGCTACAGCACTGACTTGTAAAATCTCCATTAGCTAATGCCATACACAGTTCCAACACATTCAGTCTGAAACATTCTTACCACTGGGGAAGGCTGCGTTCGCTCCTGCATAGATATTCTGAGTGTATGCTGGTGCGTAGCCAACAGGGAATCCTGCTACCATGACCAAACAGAGAACAAAAAGtcaatcattttcaattttcttGATGTcaggatatttatttttttgcagtttgGATATTTGTTTAAACGATTACACATCAAACGCATGAATTTACCTGGGTAGCCTATACCCTTAGTATTGGTAAAGGGGACCCCTGTTGGCCCAGGGCTGTAAACCGGATTCATAATGGATGCCTACTCACAGATGCTGCAATGAAAGAAGCATAGACCATGTGAATTTCAGAGCATTCAtattaacaaaacaaactaaattaaGGCAAAGATCATCTGGCTAAATCTAGCACAGATTCATGAGTCAACTGACCAtcaaccagaaaaaaaaaagcatcttacTGTACAGCAATACATCAGAAAAGTAGACATTCCCCTGCCACTGCTAATGGATAGTAGTCCCAAATGACTTAATAGATCGATAGATATAGGCATTTAATGCATCATCAACACTTAGCATTGATCAGCGTTGACATTTCAGTAACTAGACTGGTTAAAGGCCAACAAACATGTTGTGTTGGGGATATGATATTATCTGGGGAGAACAGTGAGGCCATAGTCCCAATAGATTTCTTTATCTTTTAAAATGCTCATataatgctttttggcttttcccctttcctatattgtgttatatatctttttgtgcacgtttataggtttacaaagtgaaaaagcccaaagtatgtgaaaatgaccacaatatgagcactttaagtgttgTCCGCACATGTACTCATAACTGGAATTCCAACATTTTGTGGGAGCCGTttacaaaaaatgaataatttaaCATGGTGCAGTACTAGATTTCTgcaccactttgttttaaatgtctctCCGTGTCTTAACTAAGTATGAGCACTTCCATCCCATAAACTGTTTGTGTTCTTCCGCTCAACTTTCATTGTaatgtacatacagtaatgtTGTACAATGTATAGAAAAGCTGAAATATACCCCCCATATAGAGAGGGGCAGATGATACCAAAGCTTGTTTTACCCCTGTGAAATGCACTGTTTTTGTGTTAGAACTTGGCGATGTTCACTAAAGACATAATCATAAGTAGGAGAACATTCCCACCTGATATCAAATGatgaatttgtttatttaatgtaaCATATTGCACAATACCATCTACATTTAATGCAGCACTTCTAAAAAATATCTTACATATTTAATAACGCTCAGGTttgttaaacttttttttgtgcatatgAGACTAAAACTATTCAAATCAGAGAGGTGTTATAGTGCTTTGGCCGTCTtgaacatggatgtattatttaaaaaggGCTGCTAGACGTTTTGCAAGCCAGCAGATGTCACTGCgtttgctttatttattttttttattttttatttttttttttttttaaaaaagcccCCTAagctttaaatctttttttggtaCAAATAGAAAGCCCCAAAGCTTCATTCGCCCATCACTATAACACACatgcctttttaaaaacatttggtAAAACACAATCTTATACACCAATTCATTCAGCAGCAGTTTTACAACTTTCTAAATCCCATTATTAGAGGAAGCCTTGACTTCTGCTCCACATGATGCTCattagttgaaaaaaaaagaagtaaatacTTGGGTAGCCTATATCTATTTCTCTGCGATGCCCTCTAGCGGTGGTCCACGTAccattacatcactttacaaGTCTGCTGATTCAAGGACAATTTAAATAGCGGAGGAAACGCAATACCTCAATACTTAATTTATAGTGAGGTTATGCTAAAACGGAAGACAAAAAAGGACACCACTATTTCTAGTGAATAGATTATTACCACCTTATGCAGTTTTaagtaagtaggctacatagGCCTATGTAGGCCTACTACAAACGTCAAATCTATTTTATAGTCTGACTTTTTACGGATATCATAGGGCAAAATATAACCCGACTGCCTTTATCATGTCATAGGCCTTTTGAAAATACGTCCAAAATGTGAATTATTAAAGAATTTACTAGGCCTAttgcttctcttttttttttttcaccaaccCAATGTGACGCAactcaatgatttttttttttttttttttacaaagtgcttGGTGGTCTGAAATGTAAGCTTGTTTCAGTAAGCCTTGATAATAAAGAGGTGTTCACGTATTTTTAAGGTGACGTTAGGCATGTTGACTGCAAAAATAAAGATGGCAACCTTTAAGTAGAAGAATTTCGAAAGGTGAACGTAGCGGGGCTTTGTTATcattagctagcttagctcaCAAGCCTTATTTAGCTGCACACCCCGCCGTTAGCTAAGCATGTTTGCCATTGCAGGTTGGTTCCGAAGAACGGACTGACCTGCTGTTCACCTGTCTGACCGTACAAAACCACCGGACTGTCCCCGGACAGAAGCCAGCCAGATGGGGGCAGCTTGTCAACAGGCCGCATAGCACAggaggtagacagacagacagctgtgtTCTGCAGTGACGCCTGTCCCAACATCTCAGACCACACTCACATCGTCTTATCTAGATAATAACCAACACACACTTACTGTTAACTGTTCTGATCGTCTGTTAGTCTCCTCCTTTGGTCTTCTGGTGTAAAATGTATGTAAGCTAGGTGTTTTGCTCCCAGATGCTTTGCTGAACTCTTTTGAGCATACGCGTCACTTCCGTGTAGTGTCACGTGGTCTTCAAAAATAATAGGCGACACTGTTTTTTCCAGGTAAACAATTTTCTTCTGGCAATGCGTATTTTTCGTCATTACCACTATagcattttttcccctctctaaATTTTCCTCAATACAAGCACGATATCTAATACGATTATGAATCCAACTAAAATGACGTAGTCTAGCTTAACAGGTcaaataaaattatttaatCGTAACAATATTTTTACTTAATAGGCTGTGTTcctttacgtttttttttttttgtttgccacAGTCGCTACACTTTGACATCGCAACAATGTAACGTTCAATATTCTAACTGCAACATTTATTTCAATTCTTTGTGAGCTCATTATTATGGCTGCTCTACGGTCCTTGCAGGCTATAAATAAATTTGATTTTGGCAAGAGCTTCCCTTTATCTGACAACTTATTAATATGGGTCTAGCGGATTTAGACGGTCTTTGCTTAACTCCTAATGTTAATAACACTTCTACAAATcaatttccatgtttatttgacAGCAATACAGTAAGTGTCGGCTATTTACTCTTCAAGGACCTTGACGCATCGTTTCTATTCAGCCATTGAACTGGGAAGAGTACGGTCCATACTGTTGTGGTTTTAGTGCGACCTATAGGCTACGTGATATTTATAGGTAAAATGTTGATATTGAACTTATATTAGGAATCATTCTACGGTGTAAGGTGAAACTATTCGGTCGACTGGTGTCGTCGGTAAAGAACAGGGGTATAATGTCTGGAGCGGCCGGTGGAGGAGGAGGCTCCTCCTGTCAGGGCGCAGCAGCGGCAGCCAGTTGCAGCTCCGCCGGCTCTCCCTACGCTGCTGCCGCCGGAGGAGGTGCAGGGGTGGCCGGGCGATTGCCAGCTCGTGTCTTGGAGCACGTTTTCTCGTATTTGGAGATGTCCGACTTGATGCGTTGCGCATTGGTCTGCTGGCATTGGAACAATATCCTGGCGGATGAAAACAGCGAGGTGTGGCGCAGCCTCTGCAACCGGTCTTTGAGCGAAGAAGCTTTGCGTTCTGACATCCTGTGCAACCTGCCTACCTACAGAGGGAAAGTAAGTATACCAATACAGCCTACAGCTATTCTCTCGGGTTGGAAGAGCCGTGATTAATGACGAACTCGATTCAAAAATCGGCCTGTTTACTGCTACCTTTGCTCTGCAAACACCTTCACGTAACGTGACTGATAATGTGGCAAACTGTCTTCACGATGAATCCATAAGCTACAATATTGTATACCAGAAGACCCTGGTGAATCATATACCCAGTCtgtcaaaaaaagaaagggaaaaaaaaaaagtattgtacaaaataaatgtgtatgtttGCTGAAAACTCGAATTAAATTGGTAGATTCttaaatggagtttggtgtAAGGATTTAACAGacttgttttgttgtcattcGCTCAGATTAAGTCAGGGAACCTTACTTTATTTCAGGGCCCTTGAGTGAGgttgtgttatttattattgcaTAACTCTCAAACACTTTTAGACAGTCTCTGAATGGGACTGTCTAAAAATTGGAGCTCTCTAGATCTCATTTTGAGTACCACTAATGTAGCTGTAGATTACATGCTACACTTGAAAATGCCAAAATCCCAAATTAAAATTGAGTCAAAAATGGTATTCAGAAGTAATTCTGCTCTCTCTTCCATGTAGTCTCTTTGGAATACATTGATTCATTTatctcaattaaaaaaaaacaaaaaactatatataaaaCTAATTGTGAAGCCCTGATTGGAGCAACACATTCTGTCCTTCATAGTAGAAAGCCAAAGTCCATGACCATGTCTTCTTTGTTTATACAAGCATCTATACATAGGATATGTTTCCTAGATCTTTAGTGTTCACTAACAAATTCTAGAGGGCTTTCCCTTTTAACTGTAGCACCCAACACCTCCTGAATATGATGTTatgaaatataatattttaacatttttgcacCATTATGTAGAATTTAACGGGATCTTTCATGCCTAAACAGTTTTCCATGTCCAATTGTCCTCTACAGCTCAAGGCCTTTCAACATGCTCTGAGCTCCCACGACTGCTCCCGCAATGTTTACGTGAAAAAGAACGGCTTCACCCTGCACCGCAACCCTATTGCCCAGAGCACGGATGGGGCACGTGGCAAGATTGGCTTTTCGGAAGGGAGGCACGCCTGGGAGATCTGGTGGGAAGGCCCTCTTGGCACCGTGGCAGTGATAGGCCTTGCCACGAAGCGGGCCGCCATGCAGTGCCAGGGCTACGTGGCCCTGCTGGGCAGCGATGACCAGAGCTGGGGCTGGAACCTGGTTGACAACAACCTGCTTCATAATGGGGAGGTCAATGGAAATTTCCCCCAATGTAACAATGCACCAAAATATCAGGTAGGagctgtatgttgtgtgtggaaTGAGTTGCCCAATTAATACGATTTTTAGATATATACGTTTGCTGTTGTCTTATTatttcagactgatctcaataagtgcCGTATGTAtaacacgccaattcgtatgccattgtTGCCGTGTTATaaagacgcataatcgctttttagcgtgtttatcaacgccgtttggcctccattgacttacattaccttgcgattgcgtgtcaatttacgccgtagcgagtactACGAAAGCCCggaaatccgcatagggaggttggttggggtggtggatgggtcaaacaacacaggactttcacccagtagACCGGGGATCgggtcccgcgtgtcacgtttcctcaacccaaccgtcgctttcttcttttactaagcCCAACCCCGTTAtcgttttcctaaactcaaccgtccgaaaagcgagtatgcgtattgataacacgccaaaatggcatacgaattggcgtgtcatacatacgccatttattgagatcagtctgcaacccGTCCActgtatacggcgtagacatacacgcgtacaaaatgtgtacagataacacgccacttggcttcaGAAAGTgatgtgtatgtttacgcaaactCATGATGTCACATTGattatttggcatttttttatcaGCCATGTGTAATTGCGTTTGTCCACAGATCGGGGAGAGAATAAGAGTGATTCTAGACATGGATGACAAGACGTTAGCCTTCGAGAGGGGTTTTGAGTTCCTTGGAATAGCGTTTCGTGGACTGCCCAAAGCCTGCCTGTTCCCAGCTGTCTCTGCAGTATACGGCAACACTGAAGTCACCATGGTGTACCTGGGAAAACCTCTAGACGGCTAGAAGCAAAAGGAACCTGTGCCACCATTAAAACTAACAGGCTACTGGCGAGTGCAGGACTTTTTCGGTCAACAGACTGCCAACTCTGTTTGTGTTGCACCGTTTCAACAGGTTTTGGAGTCCAAGGTGTCATGTTCCTTCCCAAGCAAAATAACTATTCACATACACAAAAAGAACTGTTGGCATTTCTACGACAGCTCGACATAAGGAGTCAGTTTTGGACTGGACAAACAGGGGAAAAGGAATGTGTGAAAACTGTCAtaaacatttttctgtccactaTTACAGTTAAGCtgctggactttttttttttttatttacaggaTAGGGGaacattatttaattttgtGCGATTCATGCTAACAGTGCTGCACATTTACTTGAGATTTTATGTCCGCTGAAATGAGGCCAAACCTGTTCTAAACTGTGGCAAATACTATAAGACATAATTTTAACAAGTGAAACAGTAGTTGTTAGCAATAGCTATCTGTTGTATGAGTTTATGGAAACAGCTCATCGCGGGTTAACTCTAATCGATGACTGCATAATAATAGTTAAATGCCAAATCAATGCGACCTGATGTTATATTTTGCTATTGGCAAACAGAGGACATGCGGACCAACTGTCTTGCGTGAGCATGGATACTGGCGTGTGGACTATTACATCTGACTTTTTAGTATACCAAGGCTATCAAGTAATGgtgtcaaatatttgtatcatgTTATTGTGTgtcctttttaaatgtgctacaGTAGTATTACACACTATTTATTTCTTGGTTTTATCTATGGTACTATAGATGCTGTATGGTAATAAGGCCTGAAAATAAAGTCGACATAGTGCCACTCTTAGAATAAAGATGGTTTGATGTTTGATGTCTGCTTATGCACGGCTATCTAATTACACTGCATGTTTTACAGAGAACCATGTTATTTTAACCAGCCACATTACTTTATATTTTTGGGGTCTATGAACACAAGGCTGCAGGATGAATTGTATGTTTAAATAAAGCTCCAGATCATATAGATGCTTGAACCCCAGCCTAGATGCTGCATATCGCTGCTACCCAGTGAAAACCACGTATCTTCAAAAGTTCTTGATTTTGAATTAATCACATAAACTGAACTATTAACTGTTCCTAAAGCTGTTCTAAAGATCCAGTAtgattttcacaggacagcgaTTATGATATGCATGTATGGTACTGTAAGTGCAGTACGCACTGTAGGTTATTAATCTGTGTATGAATTAAAGAATGCAAAagtttaaaaattaaattgcaCAATAACATATGCAGTTCATAGTATACACCACACAGAGTGACTATGCATGAAAAGCATATCAAGTCAAGGCTGTACATTCAGCTCTTACTGCATGTATTCATTATGTGTGGATCAGCGCTGTACTGAAAAAGAATTTGTGTTCAGCAGTCATCTTTCCCTGGATCAATAGAAGTGTAGAAATGGAATCATATTGCAGTTATGGCTTAAAATATCAGTTATTAACGGGCACAACAACATTTTTTGAGGCTGACGGCATTTTTAATTGTAGAGAACAGGAAGTTGTAAGGCTACAGTTTAACTTTACAGTCTGGCAGCATTTAGAATCAAGAGATTAATACCTACCTCCTAATAGGCTCTAAGTGTTCTGTTTTAAGTTCCAATTAATGTCAGTGTATTCTAAGGTATATTTATTTACAACCTACAGGACTTTTTATGTTGTATGCAccaatttgttttgtctaaTGTAAATGCACATTTTAAGCATTAATAAGCTGCATGGCTCAAGGAGTGCCATTTTCTGGAATCCCCTTACATCccctgacattttttgtttttagtacaGCTGCTGGAATGGctctttgtaaaaaataaaacggaACACTGTGAGCTTCACATAGGCCTGAGTTTATAGCACACCTTTAGGTTTTAAACAACACATTCAGCTCAGCTAAACCTCAAGTAATAGGTTAATTGAGAACATGA is part of the Sander vitreus isolate 19-12246 chromosome 22, sanVit1, whole genome shotgun sequence genome and encodes:
- the fbxo45 gene encoding F-box/SPRY domain-containing protein 1, which encodes MSGAAGGGGGSSCQGAAAAASCSSAGSPYAAAAGGGAGVAGRLPARVLEHVFSYLEMSDLMRCALVCWHWNNILADENSEVWRSLCNRSLSEEALRSDILCNLPTYRGKLKAFQHALSSHDCSRNVYVKKNGFTLHRNPIAQSTDGARGKIGFSEGRHAWEIWWEGPLGTVAVIGLATKRAAMQCQGYVALLGSDDQSWGWNLVDNNLLHNGEVNGNFPQCNNAPKYQIGERIRVILDMDDKTLAFERGFEFLGIAFRGLPKACLFPAVSAVYGNTEVTMVYLGKPLDG
- the fam168b gene encoding myelin-associated neurite-outgrowth inhibitor isoform X1; the protein is MNPVYSPGPTGVPFTNTKGIGYPAGFPVGYAPAYTQNIYAGANAAFPSGYAPGTPFKMSCSPNTGTVPPYSSSPNPYHAAVYPVRSTYPQQNPYAQALMPSQQQGTYYTQPLYAAPPHVIHHTTVVQPNGMPAAMYAPHMHPQRQNSVTMGMVAGTTMAMSAGTLLTTQSPAPVAPHQVTMPTYRHPGTPTYSYVPPQW
- the fam168b gene encoding myelin-associated neurite-outgrowth inhibitor isoform X2, producing the protein MNPVYSPGPTGVPFTNTKGIGYPGFPVGYAPAYTQNIYAGANAAFPSGYAPGTPFKMSCSPNTGTVPPYSSSPNPYHAAVYPVRSTYPQQNPYAQALMPSQQQGTYYTQPLYAAPPHVIHHTTVVQPNGMPAAMYAPHMHPQRQNSVTMGMVAGTTMAMSAGTLLTTQSPAPVAPHQVTMPTYRHPGTPTYSYVPPQW